Below is a genomic region from Anoxybacillus flavithermus.
GTTTTTTGCATATATGCTTGTCCCCCCGCATACAGTTTAGTAATGACAAAGGGGGGATCGGATTGCGACAATGGATTATCGCAACAATAACATTATTTACACTTATTTTACTTATTCCTGCGTTAGTCGTTTTAGCGTTTGGGGAAAAGCAAAACACACCCCTTCCTGCCGAACCGAAGCACGTTCAAGCGCGCGATGAACCGATCGTGGAAGTGGCAGTGTACCGAAGTAAAGAAAAAAAGGTCGAACGGCTTCCGCTTGAACAATATGTCGTTGGCGTCGTAGCGGCAGAAATGCCAGCGGAATTTGAAATGGAAGCGCTAAAAGCTCAGGCGCTCACTGCAAGAACGTATATCGTGAAACAGCTCATGCATAACCAACCGATTCAACTACCCGAGGGAGCGAACGTGACGGACACGGTCATGCATCAAGTATATTATAGCGACGAACAATTAAAAGAAATGTGGGGAATTAGTTACGAATGGAAAATAAAAAAAATTAAAGAAGCGGTCGAGGCAACGAGAGGACAAATTTTAACGTACAACAACGAGCCGATTGAAGCGGCGTTTTTCTCGACAAGCAACGGCTATACAGAAAACTCAGAAGCGTATTGGCAAAACGCGTTTCCGTATTTAACGAGCGTCGAAAGCCCGTGGGATGAACAGTCGCCAAAGTTTTACGAACAAGTGACATTATCGGTTCGCCAATTTGAACAACGGCTCGGTGTGAAACTGCCAAAAGACGGATCCGTTGGCAAAGTGCTTGCGCGCACGCCGGGAAAACGTGTCGCTCTTGTTGATATTAACGGGAAACAGCTTACTGGTCGTGATGTGCGTGAAAAGCTGCAATTAAAATCAACGGATTTTACATGGACAAGGCAAGGAAATAACATCGTCATTACGACGAAAGGATACGGTCACGGCGTTGGAATGAGTCAATACGGGGCGAACTTTTTAGCAAAACAAGGAAAAACGTATAAAGAGATTGTCAAGTATTATTATCAAGGGGTACAAATTCACGATATATCGCTTGTCGCTTCAAAATTTTGAAGCGGCAAATTTTTTTATTTTTACGTGTATAAATGTGCTTCTTTCTGTTCACAATGGTTGCTGAGGTGATGAACATGAAAGAAGAAAACAAAAAAGTTTCAAAGTTGTTCCGTAAACGCTGGGTTGTTCCTTCCGTTTATTTGTTAAGCGCAGCGCTTATTTTAACAGGTGTGCTTTGGTTCCAAAGCAAAACAAACAATATCGTCCAGCCGCCTGTCGATGAGCAAACAGAACAAGGAACGGCGGTGAACGAACCAGAATCTGTTCCGGTACAACAAGCGGTTGAACAAATCATCATGCCTGTCCTTGATCCAAACGCTGTTGAAATCGCAAAACCATTTTACGATTTTCATGCACCAGCCGAAGAACAAGAAGCTGCTCTCGTCTCTTATAATGATGAATATTATCCGAACA
It encodes:
- a CDS encoding stage II sporulation protein D, with the translated sequence MRQWIIATITLFTLILLIPALVVLAFGEKQNTPLPAEPKHVQARDEPIVEVAVYRSKEKKVERLPLEQYVVGVVAAEMPAEFEMEALKAQALTARTYIVKQLMHNQPIQLPEGANVTDTVMHQVYYSDEQLKEMWGISYEWKIKKIKEAVEATRGQILTYNNEPIEAAFFSTSNGYTENSEAYWQNAFPYLTSVESPWDEQSPKFYEQVTLSVRQFEQRLGVKLPKDGSVGKVLARTPGKRVALVDINGKQLTGRDVREKLQLKSTDFTWTRQGNNIVITTKGYGHGVGMSQYGANFLAKQGKTYKEIVKYYYQGVQIHDISLVASKF